In Primulina eburnea isolate SZY01 chromosome 5, ASM2296580v1, whole genome shotgun sequence, a single window of DNA contains:
- the LOC140832809 gene encoding probable pectin methyltransferase QUA2: MSRPLHRGVSGGGGRFSGNSHDLWEDSQMKERAEKEDMDRTRTNGGDHAYLSIKSPLRILFPNKLFSKHGLSENGFVSDPFSPGTLRSRHKVTISLLKFSLVVIVILALTGSFWWTLSITSMTRGKIFHGYRRLQEQLYSEFHEIGELSLGSSRMRELDYCSEESENYVPCFNVSENLALGFSNGEEYNRHCEGGFKQNCLVLTPVNYKIPLRWPAGKDVIWFANVNITAQEVLSSGSLTKRMMMLDEDQISFRSVSSTFDVEDYAHQIAEIIGLKNDNYLQAGVRTILDIECGYGSFGAHLSSNQLLTMCIANYEASGSQVQLTLERGLPAMIGSFTSKQLPYPSLSFDMIHCARCRVDWDAKDGIFLLEVNRLLRPGGYFVWTSPLINSQRSLRNKVNLKQWNAVRSLAENLCWEMLPQQDETVVWKKTSEKKCYSARKTASPSLCSKVHDIESPYYRPLQSCISGTQSRRWISIEERRKWPSQATLSSAELQIHGLQSEEVAQDAINWKSAVKNYWSLLSPLIFSDHPKRPGDEDPSPPFNMLRNVLDMNARLGGFNAALLETGKSVWVMNVVPTRGPNSLPLIVDRGFIGVQHDWCEPFPTYPRTYDLVHAQGLISLQFTEHPKCQALDLLTEIDRLLRPEGWVILRDAAHLIEFARSLTTHLKWEARVVEIESNSDEKLLICQKPFSKRQASLS, translated from the exons ATGTCACGTCCTCTCCATCGAGGTGTGTCAGGTGGAGGTGGGAGATTCTCAGGGAACAGTCATGATCTGTGGGAAGATTCTCAGATGAAAGAAAGGGCCGAGAAGGAAGATATGGACCGGACTCGAACCAACGGTGGTGATCATGCATATTTATCTATCAAATCCCCTCTTCGAATTCTTTTTCCGAATAAATTATTTTCGAAACACGGCTTGAGCGAGAATGGATTCGTTTCTGATCCATTTAGCCCTGGGACTCTGAGGAGTAGGCATAAAGTGACAATCTCTCTGCTCAAATTCAGTTTAGTGGTGATTGTAATTCTTGCTCTTACTGGTTCCTTCTGGTGGACGCTTTCTATAACCTCTATGActagagggaaaatatttcatGGATATAGGCGACTTCAAGAGCAATTGTACTCGGAGTTTCATGAGATTGGGGAGCTGTCTCTTGGTTCTTCAAGAATGAGAGAATTGGATTATTGTTCGGAGGAATCGGAAAACTATGTCCCTTGCTTCAATGTATCGGAAAATCTTGCTTTGGGATTTTCCAATGGTGAAGAATACAACCGTCATTGTGAAGGCGGCTTCAAGCAAAACTGTTTGGTTCTTACACCTGTCAATTATAAGATTCCACTCAGATGGCCTGCTGGAAAGGATGTCATCTGGTTTGCAAATGTTAATATCACAGCacaagaggtgctatcttcggGAAGTTTAACCAAAAG GATGATGATGTTAGATGAAGACCAGATTTCCTTCCGTTCAGTATCCTCTACATTTGATGTTGAAGACTATGCACATCAAATTGCAGAAATTATTGGACTAAAAAATGATAATTACTTACAAGCTGGA GTTCGGACGATCCTGGACATAGAATGTGGTTATGGTAGTTTTGGGGCGCATCTATCTTCCAACCAACTATTGACCATGTGTATAGCAAATTATGAGGCTTCAGGCAGTCAAGTTCAATTAACACTAGAAAGAGGTCTTCCAGCAATGATTGGCTCATTCACGTCAAAGCAGTTACCATATCCGTCCCTTTCGTTTGATATGATACATTGTGCAAGATGTCGTGTTGATTGGGATGCAAAAG ATGGTATATTTTTGCTTGAGGTCAATCGTTTGTTACGGCCCGGTGGATATTTTGTCTGGACTAGTCCACTCATAAATTCCCAGCGATCCCTTCGCAATAAGGTTAATCTGAAACAGTGGAATGCAGTGCGGTCATTAGCAGAAAATCTATGCTGGGAGATGTTGCCGCAGCAAGACGAGACTGTTGTATGGAAGAAGACTAGTGAGAAGAAATGTTATTCAGCAAG GAAAACTGCTTCTCCTTCTCTCTGTAGCAAGGTCCATGACATCGAGTCTCCTTATTACCGGCCACTCCAGTCATGCATTAGTGGAACACAGAGCCGTCGTTGGATCTCTATCGAAGAAAGAAGAAAATGGCCTTCCCAGGCTACGCTGAGCTCTGCTGAACTTCAAATTCATG GTTTGCAGTCAGAAGAGGTTGCCCAAGATGCTATTAACTGGAAATCAGCAGTCAAAAATTATTGGTCTCTGCTGTCACCACTAATATTTTCTGATCACCCGAAGAGACCTGGAGATGAGGATCCTTCGCCACCTTTTAACATGCTGAGAAATGTGCTAGACATGAATGCTCGTCTTGGTGGTTTCAATGCTGCCTTGTTAGAAACTGGAAAATCTGTGTGGGTGATGAATGTTGTCCCTACAAGAGGACCTAACAGTCTGCCTCTAATAGTTGACAGGGGTTTTATTGGAGTGCAACATGACTG GTGTGAACCATTTCCAACATATCCAAGAACATATGATTTGGTCCATGCTCAAGGGCTAATCTCCCTTCAATTTACCGAGCATCCCAAATGCCAGGCGCTTGATCTGCTCACTGAGATAGATCGTTTGCTTCGTCCAGAG GGATGGGTGATTTTAAGGGACGCTGCTCATCTAATTGAGTTTGCTAGATCTCTCACAACACATCTGAAATGGGAGGCACGAGTTGTCGAGATTGAAAGCAACAGTGATGAGAAACTCTTAATCTGCCAGAAGCCTTTCTCCAAAAGGCAAGCTAGCTTGTCCTGA